In Streptomyces sp. ML-6, the genomic stretch CGGCCGCCCGTGATTCTTTGGAGTGTCGAGCTTCGAAGTGTCACAGAACGGCCGTGAGGATGAGTGTGCTGGATAGGGTCGCTCGCGTCGACCCGTTGAGTGTGTCGTCCGGGTTTCGCCGGGGCCTCTACGACTGTTTGGACATGCGGGGCGACGAGCTGTTCGAACTGGTCGATGCTCTGCTGTGCACGGATGGTCCGGTGAAGTCGCTGGTCGAGCTGACACTCGCTCCTGAGCACCGGCGCGGGCATGGGGCTTCGTACGGCGGGTTGAACTGCGGGCGGCTGGATGTGGCGCGGTTGCGCAGGACGGTGGCAGGTCTGCCGCTGTCGCGGGCGGCGGACGGGCGGATCGTTCTGGCCGTCGATGTCAGCAACTGGCTGCGGCCGGATGCTGCCACCAGTCCGGACCGGCTGTTCTGCCACACCTACGGCCGTGGCAAGGGATCGGCCCAGATGATCCCGGGCTGGCCGTATTCCTTCGTTGCGGCCCTGGAGCCCGGACGGACCTCGTGGGTTGAATCAGCTCAATCATTGCGCGTGCACTGATCCGATGAGCTCATGGCCTGCGTGTATGCCGTGATGAGGTTCTTGATCGCGTCGGCATTCGCTCTACCAGGTTCGGGTACTTGCACTACTGTGAATAGCTCGCTTCCGGGTTTTATCGGTTTCGCGCACTCCGCCTTCCCGACCGCGCCCCGCTCAGAATGGATGTACCTTCCGTCATCCGAGAAATGCTCGAGCTCTACGTAAGCTTGCCCCTGTGCGATTTCTGTGAGGCTGGGTTTGTCGCTCCACCATTCCTGGCTGACTACCAACGCGACCTTGCCATCCACCAGAACTTGACAGCGCACGACCCCGTCTGCGGGTGTCAAGGATTTCTCTGACACCTTTTTCTCGGGAGGGAGAAAGGGGGACAATAATTTGGTCGATACTGATGTGCTGCACAGGGAGTTCGGTACGCTGTACTCGCGCTCTGCCTCGTCTGAACAGCTCACGAGCGCGAGGCTCGCAAAAGCTGTGAAAGCTACAGCTCTTTCCACTCTTCTCCGGAAAATTGGACATCCCCTTAGTTCGTTTTGAAAGGGGCGGTGCAGCCGGCATCCTTGTGGGCGAATTCGACCGTACTGGTGGCCAGGTCGACCAGTTCTTGGCGATACCGGTCTTTGATTCTGTCCGGCTCCGCCGAATACCACAATAGAACAATGGTGGTGAGACTTTGCTTCTTGTCAGGGAAGCAGGGGACGGATACTGCTGCCTTGCTTTTCGACACGACTCCCCATGTGTCCGTGGCGGTATCGAACCTGTCGAAATTCTTCGGGTCCTCTGTATCGACCATTTTGCTTGCCGGTCCATTGACCCAACTCTCGAAGGTGCCACCCAGCGCCGTGTACTCGGTTCGGGTAACGAGGAATTCCGTGTCTTCCGCCCCGCCATGACAGCCGGAAAAATAGGTGGCTAGCCCCTGGTTTTGCTGTTCGATGAACGAGTAATCAGGTTTGCGTGGGGCTATTTTTCTGAGAGCGGGAATGACTTTATCCGACGAGCCGAGATTCTTGCACACCTTCCCTGCCTCGATGGTCCCGATGCCTTCGAATGGCGGGATTTCAAGTAGGTAGGCGGTGCCGACCCCCAAAGCTGTAGCCGCAGCTAGGCTTGCTGCGAGAATACGCACCTTGCTTTTGTTCATTACTTCTTCTCCTCGAGCTTCCTTGGCATCCCTTCGCCATCGAGGGAGGAACGAATGTTGGTGCTTGCGTTGTTGAACCCCTCCTCTGCTGCGGGTGCCACGGAAGCAACAATGTGCGGCGAGGGGTTCCCTGACCGCTCGCCGGCTTTCTCCGCAGCCTTCTCGACCAGCTTGTAAGTCGATTCCTTCGTTGCATCCATCTCTTGGCCGTTGCTGTAGATTACCTCCCCGGAACTATCTTTCATCATGCCTTCCGTGAATGCTCCGATGATTTCATCCGCAGCAGTCCCGGCCATGCCTCCTGTGATAATTCCTCCCGGACCGATCATCGGGGCCGTGCCGATCCCGACGCCGATGCCGACAGTGCTGCCGAGCCAGGTACTCGTGGTCTTGATCGCCTCGTTGTAATCGGTGTCCTTGGCGCCTCCCTCCATTTCTCCCTCATATGAGCGACCTGCGCCAATGGTTCCCTGGATCTCTCCGGCCACTTCGGCAGTCGATATGATTGTTTGCTTCAGATTGTCCATCTTGGAGAATTCCGGATCATTGATAAATGCGTCCGGGTTACGGAAGTGGTACTCCATCAGGTGCGTCGTATAGCTGTGCTGTCCAACATTTACCGCCGCGTATCCTTCGGGGTTTCTGCCCAGCATGTAGAGGAAGCGTGTCGTGTCGCTCTCCTTGATCGAGGCCGCAGATCCTGCGATTGGGAAGAGATTCTCCTGGCCCTCCCGGTTCGCATTCAGTGACCGGTGAATATCCGGCATATATTCTGCTGCGATCTGTCCGAGGCTGTCGGACATGTAACCGTGGTCGCTCAGAAGCTCAGGCTTTTCCGAGACGGCCTCGATCACGCTCTTCGTCAGTGCCGCCTGGTCCGCGTTGTGCGCAGGCGTAAACGCCGTAGGCATTTCGCCCGCCGGGTGGCCGGTCGTCGCCGCTTCCAGAGCCAAGGCCATGGAGTTTCGGCCAGTGACGCTTTCGTCGCCTTTGTCATTCTGGTCCTTTGGCCAGTCCCGCTCACCGAAGAGGTAGTCGAAGTTGCTGAGTTCCCTCTTCTCGTTCTTCCCGTTCTTGTCAGCGTCTTCTTCGAAGTCGTGATCCTCATCCTTCGTCACGAAGGTGTCGTTGAAGAATTCGGTGGCAGCGTCGGGATTGTTCGAAAGAGCTTTCATGAACCCGGTCATCGGGTCTGATCCGGAGTCAGAGCCGGTGCGATTGAGAAGGGGATCCGCTCCCATGCGTGCCCAGGCGCCGTGGCTCCCGTTGTCGGTGAGCTTCTTCTCGGTC encodes the following:
- a CDS encoding DUF6571 family protein — translated: MDLETLRFAKFGLLDEAISDWSTTVTNLATLEKDAREGLKAKADKANWAGGNATVTREFVGKTVHEFNDAHKQAKSLWNILKDVRDELKDYRSQLDQALERARGKNLTVTTTSGGGFTVTMNIIHPDRAAKGTTVPDHSQSDVTALRDEIQKILDKATESDHTAAVALKALADQADLGFTGAEYKDRDSAAEAIKKADQLSAIAKKDPEDLTVKEFDQLNAGLKKMAGDELFTARFAEKLGARGTLDFWAGLNDPRGSYDLRQERGNQYDELQKNLSLTLATATQSDSRGMMDWKREMVDLGSQPISKTSGTLGFQVMSNLMRWGNYDDKFLTSYGSELIKTEKKLTDNGSHGAWARMGADPLLNRTGSDSGSDPMTGFMKALSNNPDAATEFFNDTFVTKDEDHDFEEDADKNGKNEKRELSNFDYLFGERDWPKDQNDKGDESVTGRNSMALALEAATTGHPAGEMPTAFTPAHNADQAALTKSVIEAVSEKPELLSDHGYMSDSLGQIAAEYMPDIHRSLNANREGQENLFPIAGSAASIKESDTTRFLYMLGRNPEGYAAVNVGQHSYTTHLMEYHFRNPDAFINDPEFSKMDNLKQTIISTAEVAGEIQGTIGAGRSYEGEMEGGAKDTDYNEAIKTTSTWLGSTVGIGVGIGTAPMIGPGGIITGGMAGTAADEIIGAFTEGMMKDSSGEVIYSNGQEMDATKESTYKLVEKAAEKAGERSGNPSPHIVASVAPAAEEGFNNASTNIRSSLDGEGMPRKLEEKK